The Vigna unguiculata cultivar IT97K-499-35 chromosome 6, ASM411807v1, whole genome shotgun sequence genome contains a region encoding:
- the LOC114187911 gene encoding heavy metal-associated isoprenylated plant protein 33, whose protein sequence is MSKEEILKIQKCVLRVNIHCDGCKSKVKKILQKIDGVFTTEIDAEQGKVTVSGFVDPNVLIKKLAKSGKHAELWGAPSKGNNNSSNNNPNNIANQMKNMQIDNGKGGGNNKGQGQKGGGNNQPKGNNQQGQNPQQQNPQQQLQQHLQQLQQMKGFQDLKLPQFKDMKMPNQNPNPVKGVKFSLPEEDDLSDDEFDDEFDDELDDELYEDEMDDPQHPLNKMMMMKPPMGKPPMGNAPMSNGAQMMLNNMMNAQKGGNGGGGGGNGKKGGGGGGGPLPVQVHNMGGGGNGGKKGGGGGGGGGGGGGGGNNHNQGGGNKNNGGKNGGGMADGKNGNNKNNGGGGGVPPNSNGNGGKKGNNGMGEGVQAMNMFPNMGSHTPSMVGANVGPMGNMSIPMGNMPMSQMGNIPAVQGLPAAAPMNAGGGGGGSGGYFQGGGGGGGGGGPDMMGGNPYQQQQYMAAMMNQQRAMGNDRFQPMMYARPPMAVNYMYPPPYSYPPPPPHEPYSNFFSDENTSSCSVM, encoded by the exons AAAATCTTGCAGAAGATTGATG GGGTGTTTACCACCGAGATAGATGCAGAACAAGGGAAGGTGACGGTTTCAGGGTTTGTGGACCCCAATGTTCTCATCAAGAAGCTTGCAAAGTCAGGGAAACATGCAGAACTCTGGGGTGCCCCTTCCAAAGGAAACAACAATAGTAGCAACAACAACCCGAACAACATCGCCAACCAGATGAAGAACATGCAAATTGACAATGGTAAAGGTGGGGGAAACAACAAGGGTCAGGGTCAGAAGGGTGGTGGGAATAACCAGCCAAAGGGTAATAATCAACAAGGGCAGAACCCCCAACAGCAGAACCCTCAACAGCAGCTTCAGCAGCATCTGCAGCAACTTCAGCAGATGAAAGGGTTCCAAGATCTGAAGCTGCCTCAATTCAAGGACATGAAAATGCCCAACCAGAACCCCAACCCCGTCAAAGGAGTGAAGTTCAGTTTGCCTGAGGAAGATGATTTGTCTGATGATGAATTTGATGACGAGTTTGATGATGAGTTGGATGATGAGTTGTATGAAGATGAGATGGATGACCCTCAGCATCCTCTGAataagatgatgatgatgaagccCCCTATGGGTAAGCCCCCCATGGGTAATGCCCCTATGTCTAATGGGGCTCAGATGATGTTGAATAACATGATGAATGCTCAGAAAGGTGGCAAcggtggtggaggtggaggtAACGGGAAGAAaggaggtggaggtggaggaggACCTTTGCCTGTGCAAGTGCATAACATGGGCGGTGGAGGTAATGGAGGAAAGAAAGGTGGTGGGGGTGGTGGGGGcggaggtggtggaggtggtggtggcaATAATCATAATCAAGGTGGAGGTAACAAAAACAATGGTGGGAAAAATGGAGGTGGAATGGCAGATGGTAAGAATGGAAACAACAAGAATAatggtggtggcggtggtgtTCCTCCAAATAGCAATGGGAATGGAGGAAAGAAGGGTAATAATGGAATGGGTGAAGGTGTTCAAGCTATGAACATGTTTCCAAACATGGGTAGTCATACTCCTAGTATGGTTGGAGCTAATGTGGGTCCTATGGGTAACATGAGCATTCCCATGGGCAACATGCCAATGTCCCAGATGGGTAACATCCCAGCAGTTCAAGGCCTTCCAGCTGCAGCACCCATGAACGCCGGTGGTGGTGGCGGCGGCAGTGGAGGATACTTCCAAGGTGGTGGTGGCGGCGGTGGCGGCGGTGGTCCAGATATGATGGGTGGCAATCCTTACCAACAACAGCAATACATGGCTGCAATGATGAACCAACAAAGGGCAATGGGGAATGATAGATTTCAACCAATGATGTATGCTAGGCCTCCTATGGCAGTGAATTACATGTACCCTCCTCCTTATAGCtaccctcctcctcctcctcacGAGCCATATTCCAACTTCTTCAGTGATGAGAATACTTCCAGCTGCAGTGTTATGTGA